One stretch of Sylvia atricapilla isolate bSylAtr1 chromosome 4, bSylAtr1.pri, whole genome shotgun sequence DNA includes these proteins:
- the ELMOD2 gene encoding ELMO domain-containing protein 2, with protein sequence MWASVWGFLYSKYFRFWLKWLLRLLTGKCELQRLLGGAEAGARRTLGVEHSLESSKNKVLRNAVHVEEAEVEKCVRDVMKEKKIEQKDTGFKTNLHISLLQISGYKKLYLNVENLRKVPYDSENEDHEEQLIELWNLLMPHENLKARISKQWCDIGFQGDDPKTDFRGMGLLGLVNLVYFSKHYTNEARQILSRSNHPKLGYSYAIVGINLTEMAYSLLKNGALKAHLYNMVSGLPQMEHFHQFYCYLVYEFDKFWFEEEPESIMHFNQYREKFHEKIKGLLLDCDVVLTLQDTKKP encoded by the exons ATGTGGGCGAGCGTCTGGGGGTTCCTCTACAGCAAATACTTTCGGTTCTGGCTGAAGTGGCTCCTGCGGCTGCTGACCGGCAAGTGCGAGCTGCAGCGCCTCCTGGGCGGCGCGGAGGCGGGCGCGCGGCGGACGCTGGGCGTAG AACATTCACTGGAATCATCAAAAAATAAG GTTTtaagaaatgctgtccatgTTGAAGAAGCTGAAGTGGAGAAGTGTGTCAGAGATGTGATGAAAGAGAAGAAGATTGAGCAGAAGGATACAGG GTTTAAGACAAATTTGCATATATCCTTGCTGCAGATATCAGGTTataaaaaactgtatttgaaTGTGGAAAACCTAAGGAAGGTCCCATATGATTCAGAAAATGAAGACCACGAGGAACAGTTAATTGAG ctctgGAACTTGCTGATGCCTCACGAGAACCTGAAGGCCAGGATCAGCAAGCAGTGGTGTGACATCGGCTTCCAGGGCGACGACCCTAAAACAGACTTCAGAGGAATGGGCCTGCTGGGCTTAGTCAATCTGGT GTATTTCAGTAAGCATTACACCAATGAAGCTCGTCAGATCCTTTCTCGGTCAAATCACCCAAAGCTGGG ATACTCCTATGCCATAGTTGGGATCAATCTGACAGAGATGGCATACAGCTTGCTCAAGAATGGTGCTTTAAAGGCTCATCTCTACAACATGGTCTCTGGGTTGCCACAGATGGAGCACTTCCATCAGTTTTACT gtTATCTAGTTTATGAGTTCGACAAGTTCTGGTTTGAAGAGGAACCAGAAAGCATTATGCACTTCAACCAGTACAGAGagaaattccatgaaaaaattaaGGGACTTCTACTGGATTGCGATGTGGTACTGACCTTACAAGACACAAAGAAACCTTAA